Proteins from a genomic interval of Pseudodesulfovibrio nedwellii:
- a CDS encoding 4Fe-4S binding protein encodes MKTRSKNRHSHKQCHNKERQSHQLTNRLQGAAISPSPISKTESSDTLSQITIDTERCMMCKKCKRECPSGAITVTDVARVDNTRCIRCGSCIQVCPNQAISFQ; translated from the coding sequence ATGAAAACAAGAAGCAAAAATCGGCATAGCCACAAGCAGTGTCACAATAAGGAGCGACAATCCCATCAACTGACCAATCGGCTTCAAGGGGCTGCCATCTCTCCATCGCCAATTTCAAAAACAGAGTCGAGCGACACTCTTTCACAAATAACTATCGATACTGAGAGATGTATGATGTGCAAAAAATGTAAACGAGAATGCCCCTCAGGAGCCATCACCGTTACCGACGTCGCCCGCGTTGACAACACACGGTGCATCAGATGTGGATCATGCATCCAAGTATGTCCCAATCAGGCAATATCATTTCAATAA
- the nrfD gene encoding NrfD/PsrC family molybdoenzyme membrane anchor subunit, producing MSNDSSDRSLSSVITWNKDVKVMPYALFGVVALIVGAVAAIMTLINGHDTMFNLSPEVPWGLLIASYAFFVLTASGLAFIGGIGHAFGNSAYLKINRRIVVMAFAVLLAGFTQIGMELGHPLRLAWYMLVSPNFSAPITWMGVLYSIELLILAFELYLVLKPNPTEKDHRNSAVVGFCAMIFGVLAAATLGFVFGSNTARPFFHGSYFSTFFVVSGITAGAAMLLFVHNLVYWGRVPSSLSKTMSSLGKLMATGIGVMIFLYLWKILATVYTPAADGGYAAIRELLSGSLSTNFWGGEILLAIVLPLFLVLITKAQSMKMLGLAGFIYIVGFFFTKYDFIIAGQVPVGGDDFIGSGINRMADFQAYVPASGEWLIMLLGCGVFFTFYFFAEKILVLEKES from the coding sequence ATGAGCAATGATAGCAGTGATCGATCTTTATCATCAGTCATAACTTGGAACAAAGATGTGAAAGTCATGCCCTATGCCCTGTTTGGGGTGGTGGCACTTATTGTCGGCGCTGTTGCGGCGATTATGACATTGATAAATGGACATGACACCATGTTTAATTTGAGCCCGGAGGTTCCCTGGGGCCTTCTGATCGCCTCATATGCGTTTTTTGTCCTTACGGCGAGTGGTTTGGCTTTTATCGGTGGGATAGGACATGCCTTTGGGAATAGTGCGTATCTTAAGATCAACAGAAGAATTGTGGTGATGGCATTTGCTGTCCTGCTCGCTGGATTTACACAGATCGGCATGGAACTCGGGCATCCGCTCAGATTGGCTTGGTACATGCTTGTTTCTCCCAATTTTTCTGCACCGATTACGTGGATGGGAGTTCTGTACTCTATAGAACTATTGATTCTTGCTTTTGAATTGTATCTGGTCCTGAAACCCAATCCGACGGAAAAAGATCATCGTAACAGTGCGGTCGTCGGCTTTTGCGCTATGATTTTTGGCGTGTTAGCTGCCGCAACTTTGGGATTTGTCTTTGGATCAAATACCGCACGTCCTTTCTTTCATGGGAGTTATTTTTCTACCTTCTTCGTCGTTTCAGGCATCACGGCTGGTGCGGCAATGCTTCTGTTTGTTCATAATCTGGTCTATTGGGGTCGAGTCCCCTCGTCTCTTTCAAAGACAATGTCTTCACTCGGGAAACTCATGGCGACCGGTATCGGCGTGATGATTTTTCTCTATCTTTGGAAAATTCTGGCAACGGTTTATACTCCGGCTGCCGACGGTGGATATGCTGCAATCAGGGAGTTACTGTCCGGCTCACTGAGCACGAACTTCTGGGGTGGAGAAATCCTTCTTGCCATTGTCCTGCCTCTTTTCCTCGTCTTAATAACCAAAGCGCAAAGCATGAAGATGCTTGGTCTTGCAGGTTTTATTTATATTGTAGGATTCTTTTTCACCAAATATGATTTTATCATAGCGGGTCAGGTGCCCGTTGGTGGGGATGATTTTATCGGTTCCGGGATTAATCGTATGGCCGATTTTCAAGCCTATGTGCCTGCCTCTGGAGAGTGGCTGATTATGCTTTTGGGGTGTGGCGTATTTTTTACATTTTACTTCTTTGCAGAAAAGATTTTGGTTCTCGAAAAAGAATCGTAA
- a CDS encoding OprD family outer membrane porin: MSLRKLLWALLAVCIVWTPARAADSVSEAVMQGHFRGELRLYSFDSDFDQENKSNSKDTALGGLFYYQTDPLKNISVGVAARTGFDLGNSKTDSTYMLLPTNDENERFSYGALQEYWIKGEWADTAIKIGAQQVNTPFLNGHDIRLMPKTYRGVSVESKYFDNLLLHAMHFTDIMGWADTDFQSLSHFTDRTGTVTEDRGVSLVGAVWKPLKNLQLEAYDYQFWDMYNDMYGRMKYDHPFNDTFTGYVDLRYLAQNTVGKNLLNKEDSYMLGAGVGIKAYGADLQFVYANIGDDDIENPGGGRLMLLQQVAFSKRAEDNVYAGILQYDFGYLGLTGLTGNTSYGYYDSTESGPNASFDIKEWDFMLRYKFSEALKGWRATARYAIVDGDNSTGGAGYDRNDLRFQLTYKFAFDLNELLD; the protein is encoded by the coding sequence ATGAGTTTAAGGAAATTGTTATGGGCGTTACTGGCGGTTTGTATTGTTTGGACGCCTGCAAGAGCCGCTGACTCTGTGTCAGAGGCTGTTATGCAGGGACATTTTCGTGGAGAATTGCGTCTTTATTCTTTTGATTCTGATTTTGATCAGGAAAATAAGAGCAACAGTAAAGATACGGCGTTAGGTGGACTTTTCTATTATCAAACCGACCCGTTGAAGAATATCAGCGTAGGTGTTGCCGCCAGGACTGGATTTGATCTGGGAAATTCCAAGACAGACTCTACATATATGTTGTTGCCGACGAACGACGAGAACGAACGTTTTAGTTACGGTGCGTTACAGGAATACTGGATTAAGGGGGAGTGGGCCGATACCGCCATCAAGATTGGTGCCCAGCAGGTGAATACCCCGTTTTTGAATGGGCACGATATTCGTTTGATGCCGAAAACGTATCGAGGTGTCTCTGTCGAGAGCAAATACTTCGACAATCTGCTCCTGCATGCCATGCATTTTACGGATATTATGGGCTGGGCAGATACCGATTTCCAATCCCTTTCACATTTTACTGATCGCACGGGTACAGTGACCGAAGATCGGGGTGTTTCTCTGGTGGGTGCTGTGTGGAAGCCTCTCAAAAACCTGCAGCTTGAAGCATATGATTATCAATTCTGGGACATGTACAACGACATGTACGGTCGCATGAAGTATGATCATCCATTCAATGATACGTTCACCGGCTACGTCGATCTGAGATATTTGGCCCAAAATACTGTAGGTAAAAACCTGTTGAACAAGGAAGACTCCTATATGCTTGGTGCCGGCGTTGGTATCAAGGCGTATGGCGCGGACCTGCAATTCGTGTACGCGAATATAGGTGATGATGATATCGAGAATCCTGGTGGTGGACGGTTGATGCTTCTTCAGCAGGTAGCCTTCAGTAAGCGCGCAGAGGACAATGTATATGCCGGAATATTGCAATATGATTTTGGTTATCTGGGGCTTACTGGACTGACGGGAAATACCTCTTATGGCTACTACGATTCTACCGAATCCGGCCCCAATGCTTCTTTCGACATTAAAGAGTGGGATTTCATGTTGCGGTATAAATTCAGTGAAGCCCTGAAAGGGTGGAGAGCAACTGCTCGCTACGCCATTGTCGATGGTGACAACAGCACAGGCGGTGCTGGCTACGATAGGAACGATCTTCGTTTCCAGCTTACCTACAAATTCGCGTTCGATTTGAACGAATTATTGGATTAA
- a CDS encoding 4Fe-4S dicluster domain-containing protein translates to MRYGMIIDLARCIGCNACTVACKSHNGTPKDIFWSQVLVEEKGEYPNARVVPTPILCMHCEDAPCVKACPTGASYKDENGIVHVNQDKCIGCKSCMVACAYDARKFMGGEPKSYFPGKEVTELEEVQHTEFSRGVVSKCDFCADRLKEDLLPACVGTCPAQARIFGDLDDPGSEVSKILVKKSGRTLLSHKGTKPSVYYLAR, encoded by the coding sequence ATGCGATATGGAATGATAATCGATCTTGCACGCTGCATAGGCTGCAACGCATGCACAGTCGCCTGCAAGAGTCACAATGGAACGCCTAAAGATATATTCTGGAGCCAGGTTCTCGTGGAAGAAAAAGGTGAATACCCCAATGCCCGAGTCGTGCCCACGCCGATTTTGTGTATGCATTGTGAGGATGCGCCGTGTGTGAAAGCGTGTCCGACTGGCGCATCCTATAAAGATGAAAATGGGATTGTTCATGTCAATCAGGATAAGTGCATCGGCTGTAAGTCATGCATGGTAGCCTGTGCGTATGATGCAAGAAAATTCATGGGAGGGGAGCCAAAGTCCTATTTCCCCGGCAAAGAGGTCACAGAACTTGAAGAAGTACAACATACTGAGTTTTCAAGAGGAGTGGTCTCGAAGTGTGACTTCTGTGCTGATCGTCTGAAGGAAGATCTGCTTCCGGCTTGTGTGGGAACATGTCCCGCCCAAGCGCGTATTTTCGGAGACCTGGACGATCCCGGAAGTGAGGTGAGCAAAATCCTTGTCAAAAAGAGCGGCAGAACGTTGCTTTCCCATAAGGGAACAAAGCCTTCTGTATATTACTTGGCGAGGTAG
- a CDS encoding FmdE family protein, translating into MGIKKPIGKYTYEEFKDMAILFHNYPAPGLMFGGYMVECAKEYMPEGSLYEVLVETPWCLPDAAQMLTPCTIGNGWLKVVNLGRYAVTLYGKYSGEGVRVSISPQLIEPYGEFRTWLYKLKPKQEQDTPLLQAQIAHAGASVCKVEEVSVEGRILHKRSKGIIGDCRVCGEPYPVDHGSICRGCQGDSPYVGVIKAATPVLPENIKTKAIEGAVGKTALHDMTQIEPGKSKGPVFLKGHTFNVGDLCVLQRIGKNNVYVTEGEVSDEWVHENDCAYGFAHALCGKNVVVKGEPREGKLELYSSCAGLLTIDKDCLDAFNHIPGVMAATRKGQSLVKKDTAVAGTRAIPLYLPRADFERAQGLLEKPVVNVHPLRKAKVGVLITGNEVFNGLIQDLFEGIITAKLTALGSTVKKVVVSPDDRNTIAASACELVKEGCDLVITTAGLSVDPDDVTRLGLMDAGLDNVLYGAPILPGAMTLVGELNGVQTLGVPACALFHGRTSMDILLPRMLAGLSVTRSDLAAFGDGGICMSCHVCTYPKCWFGK; encoded by the coding sequence ATGGGCATCAAAAAGCCTATTGGTAAATATACGTATGAGGAATTCAAGGACATGGCCATCTTGTTCCATAATTATCCGGCACCCGGCCTTATGTTTGGCGGATACATGGTTGAGTGCGCCAAAGAATATATGCCAGAGGGCTCTTTATATGAGGTTCTGGTTGAAACGCCTTGGTGTCTACCGGACGCTGCACAGATGTTGACCCCGTGCACCATTGGTAACGGGTGGCTCAAGGTAGTCAATCTCGGTCGTTACGCAGTGACACTTTACGGCAAGTATTCCGGTGAAGGTGTCCGTGTCAGCATCAGCCCGCAGCTTATTGAACCCTATGGTGAATTTCGTACATGGCTGTACAAGCTCAAGCCCAAACAGGAACAGGACACGCCGTTGTTGCAGGCACAGATTGCGCATGCAGGAGCTTCCGTCTGTAAAGTCGAAGAGGTTTCTGTGGAGGGCAGGATTCTGCACAAGCGCAGCAAAGGAATCATTGGTGATTGCCGTGTTTGTGGTGAACCTTACCCGGTGGATCATGGTTCGATTTGCAGAGGGTGTCAGGGGGACAGTCCCTACGTGGGTGTCATAAAAGCTGCTACACCTGTTTTACCTGAAAACATTAAAACCAAGGCTATAGAGGGCGCAGTTGGCAAAACCGCCCTCCACGATATGACGCAGATCGAGCCAGGGAAAAGCAAAGGTCCTGTTTTTCTCAAGGGACACACCTTTAATGTTGGCGATTTGTGCGTCCTCCAGCGTATAGGTAAGAATAATGTATATGTCACAGAGGGCGAGGTGAGTGACGAATGGGTGCATGAAAACGATTGTGCCTACGGTTTTGCTCATGCTCTTTGCGGTAAGAATGTTGTGGTTAAGGGAGAACCGAGGGAAGGTAAATTGGAGCTGTATTCTTCCTGCGCAGGTTTGTTGACCATCGATAAGGATTGTCTGGATGCTTTCAACCATATACCCGGCGTGATGGCTGCTACTCGGAAAGGTCAGTCCCTTGTCAAAAAAGATACGGCTGTTGCTGGCACACGAGCTATTCCATTGTATTTGCCCCGTGCAGATTTCGAAAGGGCGCAAGGATTGTTGGAAAAACCTGTCGTCAATGTGCATCCACTGCGTAAAGCCAAAGTCGGAGTGCTCATTACGGGTAATGAAGTTTTTAACGGGCTGATTCAAGACCTGTTTGAGGGTATTATTACCGCCAAACTTACCGCGTTGGGTAGTACGGTGAAGAAGGTCGTCGTCAGCCCGGACGATAGGAACACGATAGCCGCTTCAGCTTGTGAGTTGGTGAAAGAAGGATGTGATCTTGTCATTACCACTGCTGGACTGTCTGTCGATCCCGATGATGTAACACGCCTTGGATTGATGGATGCGGGTTTGGACAATGTCCTGTATGGCGCTCCCATCCTGCCGGGTGCAATGACTTTGGTAGGTGAATTAAATGGCGTTCAAACGCTTGGTGTCCCGGCTTGTGCCCTTTTCCACGGTCGCACAAGCATGGATATTCTTTTGCCCAGAATGCTGGCTGGACTCAGTGTGACTAGGTCAGACCTTGCAGCATTTGGTGATGGAGGAATATGCATGTCATGCCATGTTTGCACGTATCCCAAATGTTGGTTCGGCAAATGA
- a CDS encoding molybdopterin-dependent oxidoreductase — MCKKDANQREGVSRRGFLKRSAGLMALAALGGGLPLQSPVLAAGKSAETESINGFCDGCLYKKCMSKYTVKNGVLMSSEGHPDGLYNEGNMCGRGQAQVMTLYDPWRAKTPLKRTNPKKGLNEDPGWVEISWEEALTTTAKKIGAVMEKDPREFVMLSGFGAYPSLYMRPFSAAVGTPNVMYSPGCFCSVHSASEILHGSFVEGADLNYCKFRIEIGRGGANVGSADGEVQADVRCSIDKGMRTVKVDARNSTLFSNSEWVPISPQGGLAFALSLEHVILHEIKVFDEWFVKNRTNATYLIGDYGDYVRHAQSNKPLVWDTDAQTAKEFDDASIGDYALDGSYTVNGMTARPSFALIKEKAKAYTPEWQEKITTIPAAKVRELAATLVKEARIGSTIDVNGVTMPYRPVCVSIYKGLTNHQTGHLAYYAVMTVNILLGAFDVPGGNLGFNNYHYKKDEDGHPVHFHLGPPHHVKFPPKTLDMKDLIPMQHDVGYMFTNSARDLEGHWLDYKPKVGFFYGGNLFSKGGSEEEISEGLASFEFAAAIAINMDEHTHFADIVFPEANHFETDFCYERVFERPSKQQYKQGPMGARKALVKPLYDGRAADDILIQLAKRLNILPKTNIIMSKMNKIKGVSPTTTNLKDVWDAWISGKYGAEWNFDKAAEVGQIALPPIPKEKIYQYYYAPDNQVRLPIYHIFLKKTGEEMIEMCKKAGTEHPVGNETIRNIYQPIPHWVEGPEFPHGKDGFDMNLVGWRNPQFLHDVNNSTGNPLLQEVACKSPFYGKLVLNPRTARRKGFNDGDMVYVENQYGVKVGPVPVKTSEIIHPEAAGVEGGHSRKAFSMNPVNHTSPLSWNRLIPINWKTIDPVTGAIEISPLIRITKA, encoded by the coding sequence ATGTGTAAGAAAGACGCAAATCAAAGAGAAGGCGTGTCCCGGAGGGGCTTTTTGAAGAGGTCCGCAGGACTTATGGCTCTTGCCGCTCTCGGCGGCGGCTTGCCGCTCCAGTCCCCTGTGCTTGCTGCGGGTAAGTCTGCAGAGACTGAAAGTATCAATGGGTTTTGTGATGGCTGTCTCTATAAGAAATGCATGTCCAAGTATACCGTGAAAAATGGTGTTCTCATGAGTTCTGAAGGGCATCCTGACGGTCTCTACAATGAGGGGAACATGTGTGGGCGTGGGCAAGCGCAGGTGATGACCCTCTATGACCCCTGGAGAGCCAAGACGCCTTTGAAGCGGACTAATCCGAAGAAGGGGCTTAACGAAGATCCAGGCTGGGTTGAGATCTCATGGGAAGAAGCCCTGACTACGACTGCCAAGAAAATTGGGGCGGTTATGGAAAAAGATCCCCGTGAGTTTGTCATGCTGTCAGGCTTCGGAGCCTATCCATCATTATATATGCGCCCTTTCAGTGCAGCTGTGGGAACGCCAAACGTCATGTATTCTCCGGGATGTTTCTGCTCGGTTCATTCAGCTTCTGAAATACTGCATGGTTCCTTTGTGGAAGGGGCTGATCTGAATTATTGCAAATTCAGGATCGAGATTGGAAGAGGAGGCGCCAATGTCGGGAGTGCCGATGGAGAAGTTCAGGCCGATGTAAGGTGTTCCATTGATAAGGGAATGCGAACAGTCAAGGTTGATGCTCGAAATTCCACTTTGTTCAGCAACAGTGAATGGGTGCCTATCAGTCCTCAGGGTGGTTTGGCTTTCGCTTTGTCACTTGAACACGTCATTCTTCATGAAATCAAGGTGTTTGATGAGTGGTTTGTCAAGAATCGTACTAATGCCACGTATCTTATTGGGGATTACGGCGATTACGTGCGTCATGCTCAAAGCAACAAGCCTCTTGTTTGGGATACAGACGCACAAACTGCCAAGGAATTTGATGACGCCTCCATTGGAGACTACGCGTTGGATGGTTCCTACACGGTAAACGGTATGACTGCTCGTCCATCCTTTGCGCTCATTAAGGAGAAGGCAAAGGCTTATACGCCTGAATGGCAGGAAAAGATTACAACCATTCCTGCGGCCAAGGTTCGTGAACTTGCAGCCACGTTGGTCAAAGAGGCTCGCATCGGAAGCACCATCGATGTCAATGGGGTCACAATGCCCTACAGACCGGTGTGTGTGAGTATTTACAAAGGACTTACCAATCATCAGACGGGACATCTGGCATACTATGCGGTCATGACTGTCAATATCCTGCTGGGTGCTTTTGATGTCCCCGGCGGCAATCTGGGGTTCAACAATTACCATTACAAAAAGGACGAGGACGGGCATCCGGTGCATTTTCACCTGGGACCTCCTCACCACGTAAAATTCCCGCCCAAGACGCTGGATATGAAAGACCTCATCCCCATGCAGCATGATGTGGGCTATATGTTCACAAACTCTGCAAGAGATCTGGAAGGCCATTGGTTGGATTATAAGCCGAAAGTCGGTTTCTTTTATGGCGGCAACCTGTTCAGCAAAGGTGGTAGCGAAGAAGAGATATCCGAGGGGTTGGCATCGTTTGAATTCGCCGCGGCCATAGCGATCAATATGGACGAGCATACCCATTTCGCGGATATCGTTTTCCCTGAGGCGAACCATTTTGAGACGGATTTCTGTTATGAAAGGGTATTTGAACGTCCTTCCAAGCAGCAATATAAGCAAGGCCCCATGGGTGCCCGTAAGGCGTTGGTCAAGCCTTTGTATGATGGTCGTGCAGCGGATGACATCCTGATTCAGCTTGCAAAGCGGCTTAATATTCTCCCCAAGACCAATATTATCATGTCGAAAATGAACAAGATAAAGGGAGTATCCCCGACGACAACCAATCTTAAAGATGTCTGGGATGCCTGGATCAGTGGCAAGTATGGGGCTGAATGGAACTTTGATAAGGCTGCCGAAGTTGGTCAGATTGCTCTTCCCCCCATTCCGAAAGAAAAAATCTACCAGTATTACTACGCACCGGATAATCAGGTCCGTCTTCCTATCTATCATATCTTCCTGAAAAAAACCGGAGAAGAGATGATTGAGATGTGCAAAAAGGCTGGTACTGAACACCCTGTTGGGAATGAGACCATCCGTAATATATATCAGCCGATTCCTCATTGGGTCGAAGGACCGGAATTCCCGCACGGGAAGGACGGTTTTGATATGAATCTGGTCGGGTGGAGAAATCCGCAATTCCTTCATGATGTTAATAACAGCACAGGAAATCCCCTTCTTCAGGAGGTCGCTTGCAAAAGCCCGTTTTACGGGAAGTTGGTCTTGAATCCCAGAACCGCTCGTCGCAAGGGCTTCAATGATGGAGACATGGTGTATGTGGAAAACCAGTACGGCGTGAAAGTCGGCCCCGTTCCTGTGAAGACTTCGGAGATCATTCATCCCGAAGCTGCAGGTGTTGAGGGTGGCCATTCCCGAAAGGCGTTTTCAATGAACCCCGTGAATCATACGTCCCCGTTGTCATGGAACAGGTTGATCCCGATTAATTGGAAAACAATTGATCCAGTGACCGGTGCCATAGAAATCAGTCCGTTGATTAGGATAACCAAGGCATAG
- a CDS encoding cytochrome c3 family protein, with amino-acid sequence MASSKNHPKNNIIQSPNSTTSQAGVPFSHNEHVEEGISCFTCHHTAQSEQEIEACQSCHVDIRQEAKNTPGGFYQAWHDNTSKQACVGCHQTVKKRKAPTLCKGCHSDREHSKKRVRHGKHRN; translated from the coding sequence ATGGCATCTTCCAAAAATCATCCCAAAAACAACATCATACAGTCCCCCAATTCAACAACTTCGCAGGCTGGAGTACCCTTTTCACACAACGAACATGTGGAAGAAGGGATCAGTTGTTTCACATGTCATCACACAGCTCAAAGCGAACAAGAAATCGAAGCCTGCCAATCCTGTCATGTTGACATCCGCCAAGAAGCCAAAAACACACCTGGCGGGTTCTACCAAGCTTGGCATGACAACACATCAAAACAAGCCTGTGTAGGCTGTCATCAAACCGTGAAAAAAAGGAAGGCCCCGACACTCTGCAAAGGCTGCCATTCCGACCGAGAGCATTCCAAAAAGCGAGTGAGACATGGCAAGCACAGGAATTGA
- a CDS encoding MFS transporter — MDTNKEREITVAILSVSLITVMAGAIVAPAMSSLSHFFSEQSPSVIKLIVTLPALLVIPTAMVTGRLADRFGRRNLLLLGLILYLVGGLGGAFSANFYILLGFRAILGLSVGLVMPISTGLVSEFFHGEKARQMMGWVSAANHFGGMAAQIVSGALAIMSWRCSFGVYGIALISLIVVAFWLPEPTSHAQKGQTTPLPRKTYFNSVFMLLLMVIFYTVPLNISLFVEGTGMGSSTTSGIACALVTGAPFLVGIFFQKITTLLGKSAVFVAICTMGLGMFTIGEANNITTVFAGALLTGTGEGFLFPYVMNAVRATVAPKDSVRALAVMSSMLYFGQFISPIVIDALSGLFTTPSSNQPFMIACALCLAGATISLGFTVKQRINKKCEKTA, encoded by the coding sequence ATGGATACAAATAAAGAACGCGAAATAACGGTTGCCATACTGTCCGTTTCGCTCATCACTGTTATGGCAGGGGCAATCGTCGCTCCAGCCATGTCGAGTCTCTCTCACTTCTTTTCGGAACAGTCTCCCTCTGTAATCAAATTGATAGTGACACTTCCCGCACTACTCGTCATCCCCACCGCTATGGTCACGGGGAGGCTGGCCGATCGGTTCGGCCGACGCAATCTTCTGCTTCTCGGGCTGATTCTTTATCTTGTGGGAGGACTTGGAGGAGCTTTTTCCGCCAACTTCTATATATTGCTAGGCTTCCGAGCAATACTAGGATTGTCAGTCGGACTGGTCATGCCTATCTCGACAGGACTTGTTTCAGAATTCTTCCATGGAGAGAAAGCCCGACAAATGATGGGGTGGGTCAGTGCTGCCAACCACTTTGGTGGAATGGCTGCCCAAATTGTATCCGGGGCCTTGGCTATCATGTCTTGGCGATGCTCATTTGGCGTTTACGGCATTGCGTTAATCTCTCTTATAGTTGTCGCATTCTGGCTACCAGAACCGACTTCTCATGCTCAAAAAGGCCAGACAACCCCTTTACCACGAAAAACATACTTCAACTCAGTGTTCATGCTGCTGTTGATGGTAATTTTTTATACTGTTCCGCTCAATATCTCACTGTTTGTCGAAGGAACCGGCATGGGAAGCTCTACGACTTCCGGGATTGCTTGCGCACTGGTCACGGGTGCCCCATTCCTCGTAGGTATTTTTTTCCAAAAAATAACAACTCTTCTCGGAAAATCTGCCGTATTCGTCGCGATATGCACCATGGGATTAGGTATGTTCACCATTGGTGAAGCAAACAATATTACGACAGTGTTCGCCGGAGCACTCCTTACCGGGACTGGGGAAGGATTCCTTTTCCCCTATGTTATGAATGCAGTCAGAGCTACCGTGGCTCCCAAAGATAGTGTACGAGCGCTGGCTGTCATGAGCAGCATGCTCTATTTTGGTCAATTCATATCTCCCATAGTAATTGACGCCTTAAGTGGACTTTTCACCACGCCATCGAGCAACCAGCCTTTCATGATTGCCTGTGCGCTGTGCCTTGCTGGTGCAACAATTTCACTTGGATTCACCGTAAAGCAAAGGATCAATAAAAAATGCGAAAAAACTGCATGA
- a CDS encoding MarR family winged helix-turn-helix transcriptional regulator, which translates to MTRRIKYNLENSTGSLLNRASQLLRLGLNRKISDARCCATAEQWKILTNLSQTNGMTQQELAEKSFKSKASMTKMIDRLESRKLVTRQPAPEDRRYNRIHLSSKGSIELKALMPLAQLNLTQAEQGLSKKELNTFKIVLKKIIVNMENNYGYK; encoded by the coding sequence ATGACACGAAGAATCAAATACAACTTAGAAAATTCAACGGGATCTTTGCTGAATCGAGCATCCCAACTATTGCGGTTGGGTTTGAATCGCAAAATTTCTGACGCGAGATGCTGTGCTACGGCGGAACAATGGAAAATTCTCACAAATCTCAGCCAAACTAATGGAATGACACAACAGGAACTCGCTGAGAAATCTTTCAAGAGCAAGGCTTCCATGACAAAAATGATTGACAGGTTGGAGTCTCGCAAACTCGTGACCCGTCAACCGGCTCCAGAGGATCGTCGATACAACAGAATACATTTGTCTTCAAAAGGGAGCATTGAATTAAAAGCCCTCATGCCTCTGGCTCAACTGAACCTGACACAGGCAGAACAAGGGCTTTCAAAAAAAGAACTCAACACATTCAAAATTGTATTGAAAAAAATCATTGTGAATATGGAGAACAACTATGGATACAAATAA
- a CDS encoding TorD/DmsD family molecular chaperone: MNRSFGSEDIDMTAKTCEFLSVLLNEKPTEAFVEQLRKNGAEFRARHEVPNGKGPLDEGICQMFQYVEATKDKTVLEVSRELAVSWTRIFRGIAPGYSPLPPCEAFYVADGNQEVQLKIFLELTKEYSTSGLVVDAMCVHRPDYVGVEMAFVHSFLKQEAAFLKEKDFTKAQECRESCRRFAANHLENWFPLFCKEAEKYSDSGFYQGLLISLAGFVSMLARGEEDMSSTCVH; encoded by the coding sequence ATGAATCGGTCTTTTGGAAGTGAAGATATCGATATGACTGCAAAGACCTGCGAGTTCCTATCGGTTCTTCTTAACGAAAAACCTACAGAGGCATTTGTCGAGCAGTTGAGAAAAAACGGTGCCGAATTTCGAGCTCGTCATGAAGTGCCAAACGGCAAGGGACCTTTGGATGAAGGGATTTGTCAGATGTTTCAATACGTCGAAGCGACAAAAGATAAAACAGTATTGGAAGTTTCCAGAGAGTTGGCTGTTAGTTGGACCCGGATTTTTAGAGGGATTGCTCCCGGGTATAGCCCCTTGCCTCCCTGTGAAGCTTTTTATGTTGCTGATGGCAATCAGGAAGTACAGTTGAAGATATTTCTTGAACTGACAAAGGAATATTCGACAAGTGGTTTGGTGGTGGATGCAATGTGTGTGCACCGGCCTGATTATGTCGGTGTTGAGATGGCTTTTGTGCACTCTTTTCTGAAACAGGAGGCCGCTTTCTTGAAAGAGAAAGATTTCACCAAGGCACAGGAATGCAGAGAGTCTTGTCGTCGATTTGCTGCAAATCATTTGGAGAACTGGTTTCCGCTTTTTTGCAAAGAGGCGGAGAAATATTCGGACTCGGGTTTTTATCAGGGATTGCTGATTTCTCTGGCCGGTTTCGTTTCTATGCTGGCACGTGGTGAAGAGGACATGTCCTCGACCTGTGTTCATTAA